One Clarias gariepinus isolate MV-2021 ecotype Netherlands chromosome 18, CGAR_prim_01v2, whole genome shotgun sequence genomic window carries:
- the map2k7 gene encoding dual specificity mitogen-activated protein kinase kinase 7 isoform X2 — translation MVLNFSKMSSLEQRLSRIEEKLKQENNEPRRRIDLNIDMSPQRSRPRPTLQLPLANDGGSRSSSSESSPQHHSYPSRPRHMLTLPTPPYGLPKSLENAEIDQKLQEIMKQTGYLKIDGQRYPAEVTDLINEGEIGSGTCGQVFKVRFKKTGHVIAVKQMRRTGNKDENKRILMDLDVVLKSHDCPYIIQCYGAIVTNTDVFIAMELMGTCAEKLKKRIQGPIPECILGKMTVAIVKALLYLKEKHGVIHRDVKPSNILLDDKGQIKLCDFGISGRLVDSKAKTRSAGCAAYMAPERIDPPDPSKPDYDIRADVWSLGISLVELATGQFPYKNCKTDFEVLTKVLQEDPPLLPLSMGFSLDFQSFVKDCLTKDHRKRPKYHKLLEHSFIRRYEVLEVDVAGWFQTVMERTESPRSSQCYSQHQLHSLFSR, via the exons ATGGTGCTGAATTTTTCCAAGATGTCGTCGCTGGAACAGAGACTCTCCCGAATCGAGGAGAAACTGAAGCAGGAGAATAATGAACCTCGCAGACGGATCGACCTCAACATCGACATGAGCCCGCAGCGCTCGCGCCCGAGGCCCA CTTTGCAGCTGCCGCTGGCCAACGACGGCGGGAGCCGCTCCTCTTCCTCAGAAAGCTCACCGCAGCACCACTCGTACCCCAGCCGACCTCGACACATGCTCACGTTGCCTACTCCACCCTACGGCCTGCCGAAGAGCTTGGAGAA TGCTGAAATAGACCAGAAGCTACAGGAGATTATGAAACAGACGGGTTACCTGAAGATTGACGGACAG CGTTATCCTGCGGAGGTGACGGATCTGATCAACGAGGGCGAGATCGGAAGTGGTACCTGTGGACAGGTGTTTAAAGTGCGCTTTAAAAAAACTGGCCACGTCATTGCCGTCAAG CAAATGCGGCGGACGGGCAACAAGGACGAGAACAAGAGGATCCTCATGGACCTGGATGTGGTCTTAAAAAGCCATGACTGCCCGTATATCATCCAGTGCTATGGAGCTATAGTCACCAAT ACTGATGTGTTCAttgccatggagctgatgggGACGTGTGCAGAGAAGCTAAAAAAGCGCATCCAAGGGCCCATACCAGAGTGCATTCTGGGGAAGATGACCGTGGCG ATCGTGAAGGCTCTGCTGTATCTGAAGGAGAAGCATGGCGTCATCCACCGAGACGTGAAGCCCTCAAACATCCTGCTGGACGACAAAGGCCAGATCAAGCTCTGCGATTTTGGAATCAGCGGCCGCCTCGTCGACTCCAAAGCCAAAACCCGGAGCGCCGGCTGTGCTGCTTACATGGCG CCTGAGAGAATAGACCCTCCAGACCCCAGTAAGCCAGACTATGACATCAGAGCTGACGTTTGGAGTCTTGGCATCTCTCTG GTGGAGCTGGCCACGGGACAATTCCCGTATAAGAACTGCAAAACAGACTTCGAGGTGCTGACCAAAGTGCTACAGGAGGACCCTCCTCTTTTGCCTCTCAGCATGGGCTTCTCGCTCGACTTCCAGTCATTTGTTAAAGACTG CCTCACAAAGGATCacagaaaaaggccaaaataCCACAAGCTGCTT GAACACAGTTTCATCCGGCGCTACGAGGTGCTGGAGGTGGACGTAGCAGGCTGGTTTCAGACGGTGATGGAGCGCACGGAGTCTCCGCGCAGCAGCCAGTGCTACAGCCAACACCAGCTCCACTCGCTGTTCAGCAGGTAG
- the map2k7 gene encoding dual specificity mitogen-activated protein kinase kinase 7 isoform X1, with translation MVLNFSKMSSLEQRLSRIEEKLKQENNEPRRRIDLNIDMSPQRSRPRPIIVIQLSPAPAPSQRAALQLPLANDGGSRSSSSESSPQHHSYPSRPRHMLTLPTPPYGLPKSLENAEIDQKLQEIMKQTGYLKIDGQRYPAEVTDLINEGEIGSGTCGQVFKVRFKKTGHVIAVKQMRRTGNKDENKRILMDLDVVLKSHDCPYIIQCYGAIVTNTDVFIAMELMGTCAEKLKKRIQGPIPECILGKMTVAIVKALLYLKEKHGVIHRDVKPSNILLDDKGQIKLCDFGISGRLVDSKAKTRSAGCAAYMAPERIDPPDPSKPDYDIRADVWSLGISLVELATGQFPYKNCKTDFEVLTKVLQEDPPLLPLSMGFSLDFQSFVKDCLTKDHRKRPKYHKLLEHSFIRRYEVLEVDVAGWFQTVMERTESPRSSQCYSQHQLHSLFSR, from the exons ATGGTGCTGAATTTTTCCAAGATGTCGTCGCTGGAACAGAGACTCTCCCGAATCGAGGAGAAACTGAAGCAGGAGAATAATGAACCTCGCAGACGGATCGACCTCAACATCGACATGAGCCCGCAGCGCTCGCGCCCGAGGCCCA TCATCGTGATCCAGCTCAGTCCTGCTCCAGCCCCTTCCCAGCGCGCAG CTTTGCAGCTGCCGCTGGCCAACGACGGCGGGAGCCGCTCCTCTTCCTCAGAAAGCTCACCGCAGCACCACTCGTACCCCAGCCGACCTCGACACATGCTCACGTTGCCTACTCCACCCTACGGCCTGCCGAAGAGCTTGGAGAA TGCTGAAATAGACCAGAAGCTACAGGAGATTATGAAACAGACGGGTTACCTGAAGATTGACGGACAG CGTTATCCTGCGGAGGTGACGGATCTGATCAACGAGGGCGAGATCGGAAGTGGTACCTGTGGACAGGTGTTTAAAGTGCGCTTTAAAAAAACTGGCCACGTCATTGCCGTCAAG CAAATGCGGCGGACGGGCAACAAGGACGAGAACAAGAGGATCCTCATGGACCTGGATGTGGTCTTAAAAAGCCATGACTGCCCGTATATCATCCAGTGCTATGGAGCTATAGTCACCAAT ACTGATGTGTTCAttgccatggagctgatgggGACGTGTGCAGAGAAGCTAAAAAAGCGCATCCAAGGGCCCATACCAGAGTGCATTCTGGGGAAGATGACCGTGGCG ATCGTGAAGGCTCTGCTGTATCTGAAGGAGAAGCATGGCGTCATCCACCGAGACGTGAAGCCCTCAAACATCCTGCTGGACGACAAAGGCCAGATCAAGCTCTGCGATTTTGGAATCAGCGGCCGCCTCGTCGACTCCAAAGCCAAAACCCGGAGCGCCGGCTGTGCTGCTTACATGGCG CCTGAGAGAATAGACCCTCCAGACCCCAGTAAGCCAGACTATGACATCAGAGCTGACGTTTGGAGTCTTGGCATCTCTCTG GTGGAGCTGGCCACGGGACAATTCCCGTATAAGAACTGCAAAACAGACTTCGAGGTGCTGACCAAAGTGCTACAGGAGGACCCTCCTCTTTTGCCTCTCAGCATGGGCTTCTCGCTCGACTTCCAGTCATTTGTTAAAGACTG CCTCACAAAGGATCacagaaaaaggccaaaataCCACAAGCTGCTT GAACACAGTTTCATCCGGCGCTACGAGGTGCTGGAGGTGGACGTAGCAGGCTGGTTTCAGACGGTGATGGAGCGCACGGAGTCTCCGCGCAGCAGCCAGTGCTACAGCCAACACCAGCTCCACTCGCTGTTCAGCAGGTAG